A single genomic interval of Nostoc commune NIES-4072 harbors:
- a CDS encoding aromatic ring-hydroxylating dioxygenase subunit alpha: MSLETETLQATSPTSTFETLEEKQEFNWRQYWYPVAFVQDLPDNRPYSFSLYDEPLVLFKNKDGQFICLTDRCPHRTAKLSDGQIIDGKIECLYHGWQFGSDGQCLHIPQLPADAKIPANACVQSFKVVERQGMIWVWAGEKETAVDENIPILPDLDKPGFVCADFILDLPYDQTYLIENVTDPAHVAISHHGTRGGSNRKNAQPLEIEVLESSAQGIRGRWRGINKSNEAWKYIDFVAPSLVLNNAYIEDRGWTFGLALYSIPLGKGRCRLLARGYRNFMTWGVKLRPRWLDHLNTNKILEQDLPLIAGQQSEIERLKTSLKELYLPLKTSDTLVVEYRKWLDKFGSSLPFYQGYSTSKNVENGELNPKPILLDRFSRHTLICHSCNRAYQVTNRVKQSCIGVAIALAAVAILADDSTIRIAAISLSIAAVVISAMTQTLKTHFERSYTRQPLSYGTLREQGSQKSKVKSQK, translated from the coding sequence ATGTCATTAGAAACAGAGACACTACAGGCAACATCACCAACTTCTACCTTTGAGACGCTTGAGGAAAAGCAAGAATTTAACTGGAGGCAATACTGGTATCCCGTCGCCTTTGTACAAGACTTACCAGATAACCGCCCTTATAGCTTTTCCTTGTACGATGAACCTTTGGTTTTATTCAAAAATAAAGATGGACAGTTTATCTGTTTAACAGATCGTTGTCCTCACCGTACAGCCAAACTTTCTGATGGACAAATTATTGACGGCAAAATTGAGTGTTTATATCACGGTTGGCAGTTTGGCAGTGATGGTCAATGTCTGCACATTCCCCAATTACCAGCAGATGCAAAAATTCCAGCCAATGCTTGCGTGCAATCCTTTAAGGTTGTGGAACGTCAAGGCATGATTTGGGTGTGGGCTGGTGAAAAAGAAACTGCTGTTGATGAAAATATCCCAATTTTGCCAGATTTAGATAAGCCAGGATTTGTGTGTGCAGACTTTATATTGGATCTGCCTTATGACCAAACATATCTAATAGAGAACGTTACCGATCCGGCTCATGTTGCTATTAGTCATCATGGCACTAGGGGAGGTAGTAATCGCAAAAATGCCCAACCGCTAGAAATAGAAGTCCTAGAGAGTTCGGCTCAAGGTATTCGAGGTAGGTGGCGAGGAATTAATAAATCAAATGAAGCTTGGAAATATATTGATTTTGTTGCTCCAAGTCTTGTGCTGAACAATGCTTATATTGAAGACCGAGGCTGGACATTTGGACTAGCTTTATATTCGATTCCTTTAGGTAAAGGGCGATGCCGTCTTTTAGCTAGAGGTTATCGTAATTTCATGACTTGGGGAGTCAAGCTAAGACCACGCTGGCTAGATCACTTAAATACCAACAAAATATTAGAGCAGGATTTACCTCTCATTGCGGGACAACAGTCAGAAATTGAGCGCTTAAAAACAAGTCTTAAAGAACTATACTTGCCTTTAAAAACATCTGACACATTAGTAGTTGAGTACCGCAAGTGGCTAGATAAATTTGGGTCATCTTTACCTTTTTATCAAGGCTATTCTACATCGAAAAATGTTGAAAATGGGGAGTTGAATCCAAAGCCAATTTTGTTAGACAGATTCTCGCGCCATACACTTATTTGTCATTCCTGCAATCGAGCTTATCAAGTTACAAATAGGGTTAAGCAAAGTTGTATAGGGGTAGCGATCGCTCTAGCTGCTGTAGCGATACTTGCAGATGATTCTACAATTAGAATTGCAGCAATATCGCTTTCTATTGCAGCAGTTGTAATATCCGCTATGACTCAAACACTCAAAACTCACTTTGAGCGTTCCTACACTCGTCAGCCCCTTTCCTACGGGACGCTGCGCGAACAGGGAAGTCAAAAGTCAAAAGTCAAAAGTCAAAAATAA